AGTCTTCCATCAGCATATTTTCCAAAGCATGGGAAAAAGGCCCGTGACCGATGTCGTGCATCAGAATCGCCAGCATTGCCGCTTTTTCTTCTTCTTTCGATATCGTAACTCCTTTAAGCTTTAAAGTTTCCAAAGCGGTGAACATCAGGTGCATGGCTCCCAATGCGTGGTGAAACCTGGTATGCACCGCTCCCGGAAAAATGAGGTTGAGCAATCCGGTCTGTCCGATTCTTCTCAGCCGCTGAAAATAAGGATGTTCGATGACATCAAAGAGGATTTCGTAAGGTATTTTTATGAATCCGTGTACGGGATCGTTGATGATTTTCAGTTTGTTCTGCATCTGGGCATCAAAGGTTTTAATGTGTGAGTTTCTTTCTTCGCGGTCATCAAATCAGCCAAAAGACACGCTGACCCTTCCGAAACCTTCCGAATCACGTTGGGTCAGTTTTTGACCCCCACGTGTTTTGTCAGTTCTGCAGCCGGGATGGAAAACGGCAACCAGAGCCTGCACCATCAAGATAAATCTCAGCCAAATATACTATAATTCATTAAAATCCGTGAACCGGCGTTTAACTTATTTTTAACTATTCAGGGTTATTTTTTACGTTAAACTTAACAGCTTTTGGTCGTATTTTTGGACTTTACGCCACGTATAAAAAAGAAAGGAAATATGTCAGGAAAAATATTATGGATTGATGATGAGGTGGACCTGCTGAAACCACACATTGTTTTTCTTGAAAAGAAAGGTTATGCCGTAACGCCCGTAAACAACGTGAATGAAGCGCTGGACCTGATCGAAAATGAAAATTTTGAACTCACGCTTCTGGATGAAAATATGCCGGGAATTTCCGGAATTGAAGCCATCCCAATGATCAAAGGCAAAAACAGCGCCCTGAAGATCGTAATGGTGACCAAAAATGAAGAGGAGCATATTATGGAACAGGCGATCGGCTCGCAGATTTCGGATTATATCCTGAAGCCGGTGAATCCGAACCAGGTTTTGCTCTCCTTAAAGAAAAATCTTCAGGAGGACACTTTGGTGGAACAAAAAACCATTCTGGAATACCAGCAGGAATTCCGCAATCTGAGCATGGAACTTTCCTACCTGCGGACTTACCAGGACTGGGCAGAATACTACCTGAAAATCCTGAACTGGGAAATCAAGTTTGACCGTGTTTTTGACAATGAGTTTGCCGATTTACTGCAGTCGCAGAAAGAAGAAGCGAACATCCAGTTTGCCAAATTTGTAGAAAACCATTACGAGGACTGGCTCAACAGCAACGAAAAGCCGATGATGACCCACACTTTATTTAAAGATAAGGTAAAGGCAGAAGTGGAGCAGGACAAAGTCCTGCTGCTGGTGATCGACAACCTGCGGTATGACCAGTGGAAAGTGATTGAGCCGCTGTTCACCAGGTTTTACAACAAAACTTCGGAAGATTATTATTACAGCATCCTGCCGACGGCAACACAGTATGCGAGAAACTCCTTTTTTGCAGGTCTGATGCCGTCGGAAATTGAAAAGCGCTTTCCCGACAAGTGGTTCAATGATAACGAGGAAGGCAATAAAAACGAATTTGAAAGGGATTTTCTGGAAGACCAGATGAAACGCCTTGGGCTTTCATCCAAAACCATGAAGTATCTGAAAATCCTGAATGCCGATTTTGAGAGAAAAATTCTGGATGATTTCAACCAGCATAAAAACAATGATCTGCTGGTGATTGTGTACAATTTCATCGATATTCTTTCGCACGCCAAAACCGACAACTCCATTGTGGACCAGCTGATCAGGGATGATAAAACGTTCCGATCGCTCACCTACAACTGGTTTGAGAATTCATCTTTAATTAAAATCATTAAAACGGCGGCTGAAAACGGCTTCAAACTGGTGATCACTACCGACCACGGCATGATCTATGTGAAGAAACCAAGCAAAGTGGTTGGCGACCGGGAAACCTCAACCAACATCCGCTACAAAACAGGACGGAGTCTGACTTATGAAGACTCTGATGTGTGGGCGGTTTCCAATCCTGAGAAAATGTTTTTGCCGAAAGGGAATTTAAGCTCCAAATATATCTTCGCCAAGAACAACATCTTCCTGGCCTATCCGAAGAACTACAACCACTTCGTGAATTACTATAAGGACACGTACCAACACGGCGGGATATCGCTGGAAGAATGCATTATCCCGATCAGCATCTTAGAACCCAAATAGTTTTTTTTCATAGTTTATTTGATTTTGGGTTTCAGGCGGAGGAAGTCACTGTGATTTCTTCCGCTTTTGTTTTGTCTAAATCTCATCCCGAATGCGCGGGACCGGGGAACTTTCTGTTTATCTTTGTGGCCATCTGTCTTTAAAAATTATGAAAATCATCAGCTACAACGTCAACGGCATCCGTGCAGCGTTTACCAAAGATTTTACCGGCTGGCTGAAAACCGCAGACCCCGACATCATCTGCATCCAGGAAAGCAAAGCCGGGAACGACCAGATCGATATTGAAGCTCTGGAAAAAATCGGTTATCACAGTTACTGGCATTCCGCCATCCGAAAAGGTTATTCAGGCGTTGGGATTGCTTCCAAAATAAAGCCAAATCATGTCGTTTACGGCTGCGGCATTGAGCATTACGATTCCGAGGGCCGGATTATGCGGGCAGATTTTGATGATTTTTCGGTGATTTCGGTCTATGTGCCGTCCGCATCCAATATTGAGCGTTTAGACTTTAAAATGCAGTTCTGCTACGATTTTCTGGATTATATTAAAGCATTAAAGCAAACGATTCCGAATCTGGTGATATCGGGTGACTTCAATATCTGCCACAAACCGATTGACATCCATAATCCGGTGGGACTAAAAAATGTTTCCGGGTTTCTGCCCATGGAAAGAGCATGGATGACCAAATTTATTGAGGAATGTGAGCTGATTGACAGCTTCCGTTTCTTCAATGAACAGCCTGATCATTATACCTGGTGGAGCTACCGGCAAAATTCGCGCGAACGCAACAAAGGCTGGCGTTTAGATTACCATTTTGTTTCCCGTTCGATGAAAGAGCGCCTGCAGCGCGCTGTGATCCTGAAAGAGGTTTTTCATTCGGATCACTGTCCGGTAATGGTGGAACTATAGAAGTTGGCGCAAACCGCAACCATTTTGGCGCAGGGATGCGAAATGCAGTGGCATCAAGCGGTATGAAGGTAAAAGGTCCCGGAAATAAAAAAAGCCAACGTTAAAGTTGGCCTGTACTGTAATAAAAAACGTAAAATGTTTTAATCGATAACCTGGTATTCCACCGGCATGGTTCCGGACTTAAGGTTTCCAATTTCATCGTAAGCTGCCTTGGAAAGGTCTAAAGCTCTGGATGAATGGAAAGGCCCCCTGTCGTTGACCGTTACCACTACGCTTTCACCATTTCTCAGGTTTGTCACTTTTACTCTCGTCCCGAATCTCAGGGTTCTGTGGGCCGCCGTGAATTTTGAATTGTGAAACACTTCACCGCTTGCCGTTCTTTTACCGTTGAATTTGTCGTGATAATACGACGCATAACTTGTTTTCACCTCATCGTTATCATTGGCACTGATTTTGAAAGAATACAGACCAAGCGTTGAAATCATCATTATGATTACGAGAAAGACTCTTTTCATCATTTTGAATATTTTTATTTGTTTTGACGGGGCAAAGGTATCGCCGGTCCCATATGAACAAAATTTAATTTGTTAAAACCCGTTAACTTATTCTTAAAATTTTGTTAAATACCCGTGTAAGCCGCTTGAATACGGGATTTGGCAGGATTCGTTAAAAAGTGTTAAAATTCATATTCAGATGTTAACGAAAATAACTATTTAACCCATAAAACTTTAAAATTTTAAACATAACCAGCTGATAATCAGTAATTATTGAAAATGTAAATTCATATAAAAAGCCTTTCAGTATTTCATTAAAGGCTTTAAATTTTTAATCTGCTTCTTTTATACCAGTTCGCCATACAGATCAAATTCTTCTGATGAAGTCATTCTCACCTCTGCAAAATCACCGATGGAGATATAGGTATTTTCTGCCGGCACCAGCACGGTGTTGTCCACATCCGGAGAATCAAACTCGGTGCGGCCTACGAAATAATTTGCTTCTTTACGGTCGAAGATGCATTTGAAAACTTTACCGATCTTCTCCTGATTCTTTTCCCATGATATCTGCGACTGCAGTTCCATGATTTCCTCAACGCGTGCTTCCTTCACTTCCTGCGGCACATCATCTACAAGCTGATAAGCGGAGGTATTTTCCTCATGAGAATAAGTAAAACAGCCCAGCCTGTCGAAACGCTGTTCCGCCACCCAGGCTTTCAGTTCCTGGAAACGCTCTTCGGTTTCCCCTGGATAACCCACGATCAGCGTGGTACGGATCGCCATATCCGGCACTTTCTCACGGAATTTTGCCAAAAGGGCATCCGTTTTTTCATGGGTGGTTCCGCGTTTCATGGATTTCAGCAAATCCGAATTGATGTGCTGCAGCGGAATATCGATATAGTTGCAGACTTTCGGCTCATTTTTAATCACCTCCAGAACATCTTCAGGGAAACCGGAAGGAAAAGCGTAATGCAGCCGGATCCATTCAATGCCCTCCACTTTTACAAGCCTCAGAAGCAAATCCGCCAGGGCTCTTTTCTTATAAATATCCAGTCCGTAATAGGTTAAATCCTGTGCGATTAAGATCAGCTCTTTCGTTCCTTTCTTAGCCAGATTTTCAGCTTCCATCACCAAATTTTCAATGGGTTTAGAAACGTGTCCGCCGCGCATCAACGGAATCGCACAGAATGAACAGGGGCGGTCGCAGCCTTCGGAAATCTTCAGGTAGGCAAAATGTTTGGGTGTGGTGGTAAGCCTCTCCCCCACCAGTTCATGTTTATAATCTGCGCCGAGCTGCTTCAGCAACAGCGGCAAATCCCGCGTCCCAAAATATTGGTCCACATTGGGGATTTCTCTTTCCAGATCCGGTTTATAACGCTCCGAAAGGCAACCCATGACATAGACTTTTTCAATCTCGCCGCGTTCTTTGGCTTCCACTGCATCCAAAATGGTGTTCACGCTTTCTTCCTTGGCATTGTCGATAAATCCGCAGGTATTGATGACGACAATGTCGCCGCGGTCTTCGTGAACCACTTCCTTACCGCCGGCCTGTAGCTGTCCCATCAAGACTTCAGAATCCACTACGTTTTTGGAGCAGCCTAAAGTGATGATGTTTATTTTTTTTGTTCCTGTTGATTTTGTGCGCATTATGATGGTTGATGTTGTTTAAGCGTTTGATTTTGTCTGTTAGCGTTTGGGCGTGCAAATTTAGGAATAAAAAAGAGAACCAAATCACTGATTCCCTTTATGGTTATTAAAAGTAAAAAATGGCACCATATGGTTCAAACGGTTCAAGCGTTTCAAGTGGCCCCATTTAATTTAAACCAAAACTCATTTTTTTATTTTAGCATTGCTTATTTAACCAAATTTTTCAAATAATCGCCGTAGCCGCTTTTGCCGTATTTTTTGGCGGATTCGAGAAGCTGCTCTTCATTGATGAATCCTTTTTTGTAGGCGATTTCTTCGATACAGGAGATTTTGAAACCCTGTCTTTTTTCCAGAACTTTCACAAATTCCGAAGCTTCATGCAGCGAATCAAAGGTTCCGGTATCCAGCCAGGCGGTCCCGCGGGACATCACCCCTACTTCCAGCTGCCCCTTTTCCAGATAAATTTTGTTGATATCCGTGATTTCGAGTTCTCCTCTGGGGGACGGTTTCAGGTTTTTAGCATATTCCACCACAGAATTATCGTAGAAATACAGGCCAGGAACTGCGTAGTTCGATTTTGGTTCCGCCGGTTTTTCTTCGATGGAAACAGCCTTCAAGTTTTCATCAAATTCCACCACGCCATAACGCTCCGGATCGGTGACCTGATAGGCGAAAACGCAGCCGCCGCTCACATTGGTTTTACTTTCCAGAAGCTGTGCCAAGCCGGTTCCGTAGAAGATGTTGTCGCCTAAAACGAGTGCTACCGAATCGCCGCAAATGAACTCCTCTCCCAAAATGAACGCCTGCGCCAACCCGTCCGGACTTGGCTGAACTTTGTACTGAATGTTACATCCAATTGATGAACCGTCGCCCAAAAGTTTTTTAAAGCCTTCCTGATCGTGAGGCGTCGTGATGATTAAAATATCTTTAATGCCCGCCAAAAGCAAGGTCGAAAGCGGATAGTAAATCATCGGTTTGTCGTACACCGGCATGAGCTGTTTGCTTACAGCGATTGTTAACGGATAGAGTCTTGTGCCGGAACCGCCGGCTAATATGATACCTTTCATTGTTAGTGGTTGAGTGGGTTAGTGGGTTAGTGGTTGAGTGGGTTAGTGGGTTAGTGGTTGAGTGGGTTAGTGGGTTAGTGGTTGAGTGGTTTAGTAGTTTAGTGGTTGAGTGGATTAGTGGTTGAGTGGTTGAGTGGGTTAGTGGGGACTTTACTTTTTTTTGGGAGGCAAGGTCCATTTATCGGAATTGATAATCATACTGGTTATGATTGAGAGTATTTCGTTGTATTCTTCATAAATTCTATTGTGAGTTTTATTGTCAATATAATCACAGGCCAAGGCAAAGTTGAGCCAGTTTTGTGTTTCTGTTGCTTCACCATCTGCATCTGTCAGTTTGTTTTCAAAAAGTTTGGGATACCGTCTTTTCCTCCAACCTTCGGCGATATTTCCACAAACTGAACGCGATGATCTTATGATCTGACTTGTGAGTGAATATCGCTCTTCAGGAGGAAATGACCTGCTTACCCTGTAAATTTCCATGGCAGTATCAAATGCCTTCTGATAAACCATTAAATCATTAAATGAGTTCGCATAAGCCATACCCTACAAACTTGCAAAAACTAAATTACTAAACTACTAAACCACTTAACTACTTTTACAACTTACTTATACTGCTCTTCGTAATATTTCTGATAGTCCCCCGAAGTTACGTTATCCAGCCATTCTTTGTTGTTGAGGAACCAGTCGATGGTTTTGGAGAGGCCTTCCTCGAAGGTTACGGACGGTTTCCAGCCGAGGTCCTTGTTGAGTTTTGTAGCGTCTATGGCGTAGCGTTTGTCGTGCCCCGGTCTGTCTTTTACAAAGGTGATCAGTTTTTCGGAATACCCCGCAGGATTGCCTATTTTTTGGTCCACCTGCCTGATCAGTTCTTTAACCAAATTAATGTTCTGCCATTCGTTCCAGCCGCCGATATTGTAGGTTTCGCCGGTTTTGGCCTCGTGGAAGATGCGGAAGATCGCTTTGGCATGATCAATCACATAAAGCCAGTCGCGGGTATATTTTCCGTCGCCGTAGATTGGCAGGGGTTTTCCGTTCAAAATATTATGGATGCAAAGGGGAATGAGTTTTTCCGGGAAATGGTTCGGCCCGTAATTGTTGGAGCAGTTTGAAACGATGAAGGGCATCCCGTAGGTGTTGCCGTAGGCACGGACCAAATGATCGGATGCTGCTTTGGACGCGGAATAAGGCGATTTCGGGTCATAGGGTGTTTCTTCGGTAAAGAATCCGGTTTCGCCCAGGGCACCGTAGACCTCATCGGTGGAAACGTGGTAGAACAGGTTGGTTCGTTTCCCGTCCGGGAAATTCCCGTGGGTGTGCTCGGGATTTAAAGTCCAGTATTCGCGGCACAGATTAAGCAGATTTGCTGTTCCGATCACGTTGGTGTTGATGAAGGCATTGGGATCGGTGATGCTTCGGTCCACATGCGATTCTGCAGCCAGATGGACTACTGCATCCGGCTTATATTTTTCA
The sequence above is a segment of the Chryseobacterium taklimakanense genome. Coding sequences within it:
- a CDS encoding exodeoxyribonuclease III — its product is MKIISYNVNGIRAAFTKDFTGWLKTADPDIICIQESKAGNDQIDIEALEKIGYHSYWHSAIRKGYSGVGIASKIKPNHVVYGCGIEHYDSEGRIMRADFDDFSVISVYVPSASNIERLDFKMQFCYDFLDYIKALKQTIPNLVISGDFNICHKPIDIHNPVGLKNVSGFLPMERAWMTKFIEECELIDSFRFFNEQPDHYTWWSYRQNSRERNKGWRLDYHFVSRSMKERLQRAVILKEVFHSDHCPVMVEL
- a CDS encoding four helix bundle protein, encoding MAYANSFNDLMVYQKAFDTAMEIYRVSRSFPPEERYSLTSQIIRSSRSVCGNIAEGWRKRRYPKLFENKLTDADGEATETQNWLNFALACDYIDNKTHNRIYEEYNEILSIITSMIINSDKWTLPPKKK
- the rfbA gene encoding glucose-1-phosphate thymidylyltransferase RfbA, whose protein sequence is MKGIILAGGSGTRLYPLTIAVSKQLMPVYDKPMIYYPLSTLLLAGIKDILIITTPHDQEGFKKLLGDGSSIGCNIQYKVQPSPDGLAQAFILGEEFICGDSVALVLGDNIFYGTGLAQLLESKTNVSGGCVFAYQVTDPERYGVVEFDENLKAVSIEEKPAEPKSNYAVPGLYFYDNSVVEYAKNLKPSPRGELEITDINKIYLEKGQLEVGVMSRGTAWLDTGTFDSLHEASEFVKVLEKRQGFKISCIEEIAYKKGFINEEQLLESAKKYGKSGYGDYLKNLVK
- a CDS encoding septal ring lytic transglycosylase RlpA family protein, which codes for MMKRVFLVIIMMISTLGLYSFKISANDNDEVKTSYASYYHDKFNGKRTASGEVFHNSKFTAAHRTLRFGTRVKVTNLRNGESVVVTVNDRGPFHSSRALDLSKAAYDEIGNLKSGTMPVEYQVID
- the porX gene encoding T9SS response regulator signal transducer PorX, coding for MSGKILWIDDEVDLLKPHIVFLEKKGYAVTPVNNVNEALDLIENENFELTLLDENMPGISGIEAIPMIKGKNSALKIVMVTKNEEEHIMEQAIGSQISDYILKPVNPNQVLLSLKKNLQEDTLVEQKTILEYQQEFRNLSMELSYLRTYQDWAEYYLKILNWEIKFDRVFDNEFADLLQSQKEEANIQFAKFVENHYEDWLNSNEKPMMTHTLFKDKVKAEVEQDKVLLLVIDNLRYDQWKVIEPLFTRFYNKTSEDYYYSILPTATQYARNSFFAGLMPSEIEKRFPDKWFNDNEEGNKNEFERDFLEDQMKRLGLSSKTMKYLKILNADFERKILDDFNQHKNNDLLVIVYNFIDILSHAKTDNSIVDQLIRDDKTFRSLTYNWFENSSLIKIIKTAAENGFKLVITTDHGMIYVKKPSKVVGDRETSTNIRYKTGRSLTYEDSDVWAVSNPEKMFLPKGNLSSKYIFAKNNIFLAYPKNYNHFVNYYKDTYQHGGISLEECIIPISILEPK
- the rfbB gene encoding dTDP-glucose 4,6-dehydratase — its product is MHSILITGGAGFIGSHVVREFVKNLPDTQIINLDALTYAGNLENLKDIENEPNYVFEKADITKPEELKAVFEKYKPDAVVHLAAESHVDRSITDPNAFINTNVIGTANLLNLCREYWTLNPEHTHGNFPDGKRTNLFYHVSTDEVYGALGETGFFTEETPYDPKSPYSASKAASDHLVRAYGNTYGMPFIVSNCSNNYGPNHFPEKLIPLCIHNILNGKPLPIYGDGKYTRDWLYVIDHAKAIFRIFHEAKTGETYNIGGWNEWQNINLVKELIRQVDQKIGNPAGYSEKLITFVKDRPGHDKRYAIDATKLNKDLGWKPSVTFEEGLSKTIDWFLNNKEWLDNVTSGDYQKYYEEQYK
- the rimO gene encoding 30S ribosomal protein S12 methylthiotransferase RimO — encoded protein: MRTKSTGTKKINIITLGCSKNVVDSEVLMGQLQAGGKEVVHEDRGDIVVINTCGFIDNAKEESVNTILDAVEAKERGEIEKVYVMGCLSERYKPDLEREIPNVDQYFGTRDLPLLLKQLGADYKHELVGERLTTTPKHFAYLKISEGCDRPCSFCAIPLMRGGHVSKPIENLVMEAENLAKKGTKELILIAQDLTYYGLDIYKKRALADLLLRLVKVEGIEWIRLHYAFPSGFPEDVLEVIKNEPKVCNYIDIPLQHINSDLLKSMKRGTTHEKTDALLAKFREKVPDMAIRTTLIVGYPGETEERFQELKAWVAEQRFDRLGCFTYSHEENTSAYQLVDDVPQEVKEARVEEIMELQSQISWEKNQEKIGKVFKCIFDRKEANYFVGRTEFDSPDVDNTVLVPAENTYISIGDFAEVRMTSSEEFDLYGELV